One window from the genome of Candidatus Methylomirabilota bacterium encodes:
- a CDS encoding ribbon-helix-helix domain-containing protein, whose protein sequence is MVPLPVYLPEDVHKDLRHAAIDEGRSATDIIRELVKVYLAKKRKRKGVK, encoded by the coding sequence ATGGTTCCACTGCCCGTCTACCTCCCGGAAGATGTTCACAAAGACCTCCGCCATGCTGCCATTGACGAGGGCCGGTCTGCGACGGACATCATTCGGGAGTTGGTGAAGGTTTATCTGGCCAAGAAACGGAAAAGAAAGGGGGTGAAATAA